In Komagataeibacter sucrofermentans DSM 15973, the genomic window AGGGCCAGCATCAGGCGCGGATGATACTGCGCCTTGCCTCCCGTGCGCACTGGCACGCAGAACGCACTCATCGGAACCCGCTCAACGGCGGCTACAATGAAATGCGCCATATCATCAGCAGGAAGCCACGACTTCAGATCAGGCGGCAGAAGATACGGCTGAGACCGGTCAAACGGGATGAAGCTGCTCATCACACCACCTTACAATCGCCCCCCTTCACAGGGTACCCCAACCCGACAGGCTGCTAAGATGCGGCCTGAAAAGTCAGGCCAGCCCTATCCCGCGCTTATGAAGGCTGGACACGTGCAGGCCAAAACGGCGTTCAACAATTTGCGTTGCGGGTGCAGCAGATGGTCGGCGCGCAAAACCTTCAGCCCTGAGGCGACCAATACGCCCTCCTGCGCAACAGGGTGAGTGCAGGGTGCCCCCGCCGGCCCCTCCTGAACAGAGGCATAACGGGCGCGGATGCAGCCCTGCCGCTCATTTTTATAATCTGCTGCCTCGCCCGGTCCTGCGCTATCGTGATAACAGGCGTGTGCAGATAAGGGAGAAGCCGCGTGAGCCAGACGTGGGGTGATTTTCAGGCTGTCGTGCAGTTATCGGCAGGCCTGAATGTAGCTATCCTCAGCTTTGTGGATATCAGCCTGCCCGCCATAAAGGAACGTCGGCGCGTCTTTGCCAAGGCACAGCAGGAACTCGACATGCACCGCTCGGCACCGGGCAAGGTAACCTCCGCCGCCCAGCTCGAGCATGACTGCCAGGTCGATGAAATGAACCAGAAGCTTTACCTGCTGTGGAAGGAATCCTCGTCATTCAGCAACGAGGAAGATTCCCTTATCCATTCCACCGGTATTCTGGGCTTTATTGGCGCGGCGCTCAGCCTTTTCCTGCTGTGGTATTCGGCGGAATATTATGATGCCAGCATCAGCGTGACCGGCAAATTCGTGATCGGCCTGTCGTTCTGTTCACTGATCGGGGCCTTCATCATCAATTTCATGACCGCATCACAGGCCAGCGTCTTCACCAAGCAGTGCAACCAGATCCGTGAGGAAATGCGCCAGAAGCTGTAAAGCCTGCGCGGCATGGGCGCTGCGACACGCCTCGGCCTCAAGCGCAGGATAGTGGCGCCTGCTTTAAAAATTCATTTTTTCTGCCCGCCGGCACTCCTGAATTTATTCAGAATCTCTTCATTCATGTAAAGAACCCTGCCTTGTGGCATCGGCAGATCATTTAAAGAAACCGGTTTTATATCTTGTAAAAAACAATCAAGAGAGCCAGTAATTTTTGTTATGGCTTCTTTTCCCATATATTCATGATCGTAAAAATATATACAGTGCCCACCTTTATCCATAAGAAAGTAGTTTCCACAATCATCTGCGGCAAATGGAAAATAATTATAGGTCACAACATCATCATTTATAATTTTAATGCATGATTCTATTTCTTCAACAGGCAATATTTTGGAAACACATGCCCCCTGGCCGGGAGGAATGTCTATATAATTATTGGGAAGTTCAGATCCATTATGATTTTTCAGGAAATCTTTATACGCATCAGAAAATAAAAAACCCAACTCTTCTTCATACTGAACAATTTCTTTGTCTGATATTTTTCCTGCTTCACAAATCAATTTTATCATTTTTATTTCTATCCTATGATTGTTTTATTGAAAATGCCTATCCTTTTGCAAATGAAACACCTGATAATAACCTGAAATTATAAAGGTACGGGGAATCTGTTTTTAAAACGCTTCGGAACACGGTTATTCCCCGCCTGCCGGTTTCCTTACCCCGGCGCGTAATGCAGCATGAGCATGCCATGCACCTCATCCCAGCTACCCGAGCGTGAATAGCCCCCTTCCGCCCCCAGTCGCAGCGAGGGTGTAAGTTGATAGACCGCCCGCGCCAGCACGTTGCCCGCCAAGCCCCCGGTGGACTGGCCCGCATATTGCTGTCGGGCCGCAAGGCCGCCTTCCCCCATGGGGAACATCGCCGTGGCGCGCTCGGTATAGTGCTGGTAGCCCGCTTCGCCCTTGAACAGCCATGTCCACCGCCCCGCATGCCCGTCATAGGTCACCGGCACCAGGGCAGCCATGAACGCATGCGGCGAGAAGTAGCCCCCCTGCCCCCAGGTGAAGAAATACGTGTTGCGCTTATACCCGAAATACACAAGGTCCAGCCCCAGCCGCACGTGATGCGCATCGTGTCGGTGCCAGACAAGGGCGGACCCGCCAGCGCCAGCCTCGCTCTCGTGGTTGGCGACCGTATGCGTGCCCTGCATCACCGCGTAGCCACCACCCGCATAGAGGTTGTAGCCCGGCTGCGCCCATTCTAGCTGGCCGTGGCCGCGGTTGCGCGTGACCCCGCCCCAGACCTGGCCGGTGCCCGGGTCGCGCGCGCCGGAATAGGCCAGCAGGCTGTCGGTCACCGCGCGGCGCTCGCCTGTCAGGCGCAGGGTCAGGTTATGCGTCAGGTGCGGCGTCAGCTCGATGCCACCCAGCACATTGGTCGTGGTGAAGCCCAGCGGCGTCGAGCCCACATCGGCCGCAAGCCACCGCCACTGGTAATGTGCTGACAGCGCCACACCCGCCACGGCGGCAGGCACGTGAAAGCCCGGTCGCACGCCATTGGCCGCAACGCTGCCATATTGCTGCGCCGTTGTGCCTGAGGCCAGCGGATCGCCTGACATGAGCACGCTTGGCATGACCGAAAAGGCAAACTGGTGCTGCGTGGACGAGAACGGCAGGATGGCGGTCATGGGAATATTGACCACCGTCATGTGGCCCAGCCCCGG contains:
- a CDS encoding SMI1/KNR4 family protein is translated as MIKLICEAGKISDKEIVQYEEELGFLFSDAYKDFLKNHNGSELPNNYIDIPPGQGACVSKILPVEEIESCIKIINDDVVTYNYFPFAADDCGNYFLMDKGGHCIYFYDHEYMGKEAITKITGSLDCFLQDIKPVSLNDLPMPQGRVLYMNEEILNKFRSAGGQKK